The DNA sequence gggctctttacatagtgagtcTCCAAATGAGACAGTGAACGCAGCACAGTATCATCCATAATACATTCAGGGCTGGAGGATCTGAGTGCTTTCACCAACACACATGCATCAAAACAAAGtacgtgtgtacacacacacacacacacacacacgcacgcacgcacgcacacacacacacacacacacaagcacacacacaagcacgcgcacacacacacacaagcacacacacacacaagcacacacacaagcacgcgcacacacacacacagccaagcatgtgcgcacacacacacacacacacacacacacacacacacacacacacacacacacacacacacacacacacacacacacacacacacacacacacacacacacacacacacacacacacacattaagcaGGAGCGTCATTAttctgacatacacacacacacacactgaagtctgTAATGTGTGTAAATAATTATAGCCAAAAGGACTTCTTGTTTCTCTGTGAAAAGGTCATTTGAATCCAGATCCACATTAAATCCATTGTATCTGTTCACTTTAAgtcagactgtcaaaataaaagcagctgaaTTGACCGTGatcagctgctgtttgcagtGATGAACAGTGAACTGTCACTGGATCACTATGTTATACTGAAGGATACTTAAAAACATCAAGATTATCTATGGAGTTTTGCAGCCTCTGCTTTCTGAGTGGATTTCTAGAGGGTTTATTGTGGATAACATCAGAGATGATGACATCGTCAGGAAGCGATCTCACCCTGAATCACATCAACATGTGTCTCAGGTCAGACATGTATCCCATCACTTCAAGAgttaaacaatttaaataatctaccagacaaagacatgaaaagacaaaaggaggaCAGAGACGACAAACGGCAGTGACAAGGCGTGAGCTGAGAagatgacagagacagaaaagacacacacacagacacacacacacacacgtcctttCAGGACAATCTGTCCTGAAGACAGTGTCTCACAGAGTCAGctggagagaggacagacccTCAACACATTGATAACACGTCCTGTGAATACACTGACGATTCTGTCTTTCAACAATAaatttatttctgtgtctgaTGATTATCGACAGTTTCAATAACTGTGTTACACATACTGATGACATCATAAAACACCAGTTTTGATGAGTATAAAAGGCCACACACGCCCGCAATACTCCAGAAGATGCCATGCGAGGTGGTCATGGAAACGTCCTGTGTTGCCACGACAACAGAGGAGGATGCTGTGGTGGCCAGTGATCCCCCGTGGCGCCAACTCGACTCCAGGGCTCTGAGCCTTTGGGTTTAAATAAAGATCTGTGTTTCGGGTCAATTCATTAAATCCTCACATGGATCTTTTTTGTCCACATCTTCTTCCTGTCGCTGGGTGATTGAAGCTCTAACCCTATTCGTCTCCTGTGGTCACATCTCATAGTGTGAGATGTCTGACCATGTGACATTAACAAAGACTAACGAGGTTAGTCGATAACGTGCAGTGGCAACAGGGAGAAAAATGAGCATCACAGTGATCCAGTCATAGTTCATCACTGGATTTAGAGCAAACAGCTGATCTGACAGCTGATTAAACAGTcaatttaagctgctttaattTTGACAGATTTTCTAATAACTGGGTTCATGATCTGAGTAAGTGTATACGAAGTGACCTTCAGTTTGAGTGGAGATCCAAATGAGACATGAACCATTGCCCTCCCCCCTCTCCGATGTATAttacatattcatgtttctggGCTCTGTTACTCACATGCGTGCAGGGAGAAGTGTTTGCGCTCCGACGACCCAGAGTTTCCTGCGGCTGAGGGGATGGGAGGGGCCACAGACGAGCCCAAAGATCCCACCACTGGACGAGCAGTGGAGGTGGCAGCTCCTGCTGAGGAGCTGGATggctccaccccctcccctaACAGGTGCTGGATGGAGTGAAGCTGGAAACAAGGGtcggagaggaggacggaggcagCCCGGGATatcctgagaggaggagaggaggaggaggagaaggagaagagaactTTATGCATCTGCCATCATTAAGAACCAGAGGAACATTTCACTTTCTCCACCAGGAGACCtcaaccttttatttttgaatgaatgaataaatgaagtgAGAGGCAGAAACCTGTTTCCTGCCTCCATGTTATCCTGCTGTCTTAATCCTTTCAGTATAAAATACCTTTCCACACAAATAATGATTTATGAATAaactctttcaaaataaaatccttcaGGAGAGTGACAGACTGATGTGCTGCCAGacatttaatttgaaacatCTGTGCAGGAAGTGAAGCATATAAAAATGAGTGTAGTGCCAGTGTTAGAGCATAAAGTCCATGGCCAGTTGGTCTGAAGTTGTTCAGTTAGTCTGTAGTTGGTAAGTTGGTCTGTAGCTTGTCAATTGGTCGGTTTGTCAGTAGTCAGTTGGTGTAATATTCTGGCCTCTGcatgatgaaatgtgttttttggtgCTGAcgtgtcctctgtgttttcacaggacGAATCCAGCGGGAAGGACGTGACATTTCAACATCTGTGACCTTATCACTACAGCAGCCATGACACTTCACACTGAGaggcccctcctctcctcccaacTGAGATGAAGGATGAAAGGGAACAGATGAGGAAATGAAGGAGGTGATGAGGGACtaaaggaagagatgaagaaggagaTATGGGACTAAAGGATGAGATAAAAGAGGACATgtgggaggaaaggaggaaaggaggaaatgaaggagtaaaggaggagataaagaaggagatgaggggctaaaggaggaaatgaaagagtAAAGAAGAGAGGAAGTAGTAAAGGAGGAGATAAAGGAGATAAAGGAGGAGATGAACAAGTAAAGGAGGCGATAAAGGAGGAGAtaaaggaggagatgaaggagtgaaggaggagataaaggaggagatgaggagtagaggaggagataaaggaggagatgagggggtaaaggagaagatgaaggagataAGGGCATAAAGGAAGAATGAGTGTCACAACGTTCAggcaggaaaatgtcagtgacaTTTTCAGTCGCTCTTTAATTATGAACCAACAAAGGGCAAATTACACGCGGACCAGATGAAAACTACTCGAACATGAATGAACTGTAATGAAAAATTAATctccaggtaaaaaaaacaaaaacgatctCTGTCCACCGTGTCTAATGTCTCACGTCATGGTGGACGACCACCTGTAGATCTGAATCTCATACGTAAAAAATACAAGACATCTGAAGACGTAACAAAGtttcaacatttaaataatattgaaaCAACGTTTGAACGTATTTTGAAAACTGCTTCAGCAGAGACGATGGAATCTGTGGCTGAGACGTCAGAGTCACAGAGTTATACGTAGACGGAGCGGACAACAACTCTCCACGGCGTCACAGAAAACTATTGACCGCCGATGATTCATGTTTCCATTGCTGCTGATCAGAGCTGGAGCCAATAAAAATCTGTTACTGGAAAGTCATGTGACCTGGGAACGAAGGCTGCTCTCTGACAACAGACATCTGTGGGTTTGGCGTCCAGGGTGAAAGGACGTCACAGAGATTCCGGCCTCGCTCGCAGCTCGGAGACACAGCAGAGCTCAATGAAACACACCACAGTCCATCCAATGGTTGTTGAGCGTTTCACTCACTCAACTTGATGATGGCGCTGGCTCTTACTGCAGTTCATCCTGAGGAGAACACGGACGTCTGCAACACATTTCCTCGAGAGTCTCCGCACGCAGATGAGACGCTTCCGTCTGAACGTCGGACGTTCAATGAGATGTGAgacggacacggacacagagACGAGTCTCCAGGTTCTGTCTGTCATGAGCACTGAGCTAAAAGAGAAAGACTGTCCCATTTATTTATGACACCTTATCGTTTACAGCCACGAGGGAATAATGTGAAAATAGTATCAAGTGCTCTGGATTCAATTTATACTTAAATaaactacaaaagaaaaatcccagCGTTTTTGTCCAATCAATGTCCTCTACAgagtgcaggggggggggggggtgacaggggaaagcgagggagagagagacagaaagcgaGAGGGAAAGGCAGGGAGAGCGATtgcgagaggggaggaggagccgTGTTATAGCCTGAAACAGAAATAGAGAAACAAGCGgagtggtgaaaaaaagaaaaagaggggggtCTGAGATGGGTGGAGGAtgctgacaggaggaggggggggctggaggggggTAAGGCTGGAGTGGAGGagtgagaagagggaggaggggggaggaggtggagctgggAAAGCACCAGCAGCGACAGACTCAGCTCAGTTAGAGGTGGCAGTGAGCGCACACAGCTCAACCTCTGCTCGCACATCTGGCATAAGCCTGGACTTTCACGTCTGGAGACGGACAGGCgactttcctcctcttcttcatgtgGTGTTTTCTACTGATCCTCGGAGGAGAGAACAACTGGACCgggatcaggaggaggagagacggagagagagtgagagagagggagggaggtttcATGTTTCAGAGTTCACAGaatcctcctgctgctgaaaagCAACACAAAGAGGAATTTAACGAGCTGCCGGATTAAAGCCACAGAGACTGAGCCTCCCGCTGCCTGTGTGAAGTCGAGTGGACAGGATGCTGACTTCTCCGTAAATCTGATCTGGGGCAGGCTGTGGGCGGCGTGCAGCCGGGGGCCGTGATTCACAAAAACCCAACTTAGCgtggaaagggggaaaaaagagatgCTACAAATGAGACGAGGCCCCTTTGTTGTAAAAGAAGCAGCCGAGTGGAGACAAGAGTGAAAGTTGAAGTCTGGTTAACTGCTTCAGGATAAAGAAAATCCACCTGGAGCCCGAACGAGGAGTCAAGCAGCTCCAGAGGTCGAGGACACAACCCGGAGTAAAAGTCATGGACAGATTCAGGAGGTGAGGAATCGAGTCTGGAGGCACTGAGGTGCAGCGATGGGAGAAATTAGAGGAAGTTTTCTCTGACAACGTTGTAATACCACCTCGTCAGCAAAGTGttccatccatctctccctccacacTTCTCTCTTTTAAAAGCAGGGTTGGATtcggcagattttttttctctcccctccccgaTAAATGCAGTTGGTTTTTCAGCAGATCACCTGCACCACTAACTGTGTTGCCGCTCCGGATGGCTGCCATGTTGGCAGGTGGATGCAGATGTAGTCGCATCATTCAACATTAACCGGGCTGGACAAAGTAAAGAGTCGGAGCGCTGCACAAGCTCGCAAGTGGCCACTGCAGCGACACTGTTTGTGTCCTGCAGCTTCTACACAACAGAGCAAAGAGGGTTTGTGAGGCTGAGAGAGATTTAACCGTTTACACTGGCagcaacagcagagagaggattCACCACACGTGACGATAACAATGAAAAACCTGTGTGTTCAGACTCGTGTGTTAGTTGGTCAGGAGTCGATTTATGTGCAGCCAAAATGAGATGAATCGCAGAAGGAaggatgtgaaaagaaaaatgaactgtGGGGAAAAGTAGCAGAGAAATATTCTTCGTCACAAAGAGGACGCTGTAAACTGATGTCCACCGCCTGCTCCTGCTGGCGTCATGTATGTTGGTGGTAGTGCTGGTTTCCTGCAGGGTGTGGTGGCACCAACACTTTCAGCAGTGTCACCATCATGGTGGTCTGTTGTTGTGCTGGTAGTTTGTCTGCAGCTCGCCCAGCTGAGTCCCGTCCAGGCCAACATCTGCCCGTCTCAGGCCTCGTCCCCGGCGGAGAGATGCCTCTGTGCCTCGGACATCGTCAGCTGCACTGCATCTGGTCTGGACGAGGTCCCCGCAGAAATGCCCGTCTCTGTCGTCACTCTGGATCTCAGCCACAACCGGATCGATCAGTTGAAGGCGGGCGCCTTCGAAGGACTTTCTCGACTGGAGACATTACGGTTGACTCACAACCAGCTGACCACTATTCACCTGGGGGCTTTTCACAACATGTCCGGGTCACTGCTCCGACACCTGGACCTGTCGTCCAATCAGCTTCGTATTTTGGAGCATCACTATTTCCAAGAGTTGTCAGGATTGGAGGAACTGCTGCTGTTTAACAATCGTATTGTGCAGGTGGAGAGCAGGGCTCTGACGGGGCTGGGAAACCTCCGTAAGGCCTACCTCAGTCATAACCGACTCACTCACTTCCCCTTCTTCACCATCCAACAGCACAGCCACCCTCACCTGACCATGCTGGACCTGTCCTCCAACCGCCTGCTCAAGCTGCCCATGGAGGATATCGCCAATTTACCCGTCACCGTCCAGAAAGGACTCTACCTTCACAACAACTCCCTGGAATGTGTGTGCTCGATGTTTGGACTGTTCAGGCGCTGGGAGCAGAGAGAATATGCCTCGGTGACAGACTTCAGACAAGAGCACACCTGTCGGGTCTATGGGATACAAAAAGGTACCGTGCGCTTCTTCCAGCACGGCCGCTACTTTGACAAGTGCAACCTGACTGCGACGAGTCTGCCGCTCAGCGAGCAGGAGGGCAGGGTCTCCGTGAAGGTGGGACGGGCGATTCTGCTGCACTGTGTGACCACGCTCAGCAGCCGCAGTGTCACCTTTCTCTGGGTGTCACCAAATCAGGAGTATGTGGTGCCGCCGGGGAACAACGGATCTTTCAAGATGTTCACCAATGGAAGCTTGGAGATCGTGGCGGCGCGTGCAGAGGATTCCGGTGTCTACTGGTGTATGGCCcttgaccagcagcagcagcgcaacGAAACACACGAGGTCAACGTGACGGTGGTGCTGCACCATGAGAGCGAGGCTCACGAGTCCTTCAACACCGGATTCACCACCCTGCTGGGCTGTGTGGTGAGCCTGGTGCTCGTCCTCATGTACCTGTTCCTGACGCCCTGTCGCTGTCCTCCCTGCCGGAGGGCCCCGGCCCCAGCCGCCCCTAGCGTGGGGAACGAGGCCGGGGCAGGGAGCGCCCAGTCCTCCATCCTCACCCCGACCCCACCAGCGACCACCGAGGGCCCGGGCCGCAAGGTCAGTACCAACAAGCATGTGGTCTTTCTGGAGCCAATTAGAGAGCAGCAGAATGGCAGACTCAGGGCAGGGCCAGGATTGGGGGCGGTGCAAGGACACGTGGGGCCAGGTTTACTGCTAGGGCCAGAGCGGCAGCCAAAGCTCCACAGCCAGTCACAGCAGAGGGCGGGGGAGACGGACCACATCATGTCCGTGTTCTCAGACACACCCATCATGTTGCCATAGAAAcaggacaaacagacacagacctgcaccatcaccacctctcgctcactctcctcctcctcctcctctgcctcaccccctccccactGCACCCGCGACACGACCAGAGCAGAACCGCGATCCAGCTCCGACCCGAGGCCGAGTCGCCTTGCCTGAGAACAAATGCAATTTTCACACCACGAACATTGTTGACCAACTGTGCATGTAATTGTTAGAACAAGTTTGCACCACAGCCACGAACCACTGCACTGTGAGGGGACGGACAGGGTGGAGACAGTGCTCATGGACAAGACGTAGGCAGGACGGAGCTGAACTATCAGAATCCAATCAGACCAAAGAAAGACGGAGCCTCAAAGTCCGTTTGAGATgggactgagagacagagagcagagactgAGCAAACGTCAGGGGGCGAGGGAGGTGATGACCACTGTTAGCATGAACTGAAAACCAAACGCACGAGTCTGTCCCTTTAAGCACGGCTTTACCTTTAAGAAACACTTGCTACAGATGCCTTCTAGTCTCATACAGAGAtgtagagaaaatatttttgtcaagCTTCTCAGTGtctcctgttctttttttgtgtcagttTAGAAGCAAACTGATGTGAGTGTATCGTCGTCACACTGTGAAACGTTTTAGAGTAGACAAGCTCCAGAAGAAAGAGCTTTTAGGAAGCAAAAATAGAAACTGTTTGAAAGGAGAGGTTTGATTCTGGACTCCTGtacccctcctcttccctccttcctcccccctccaacCCCTGGAGGGTTGAGAACAATAGTTGAGCAAACAGGAAATAAAGATATAAATGAACAACATCGGTAGAGATTGTTGATGCCGGAGGATCAGAGTCTCCGTTTGGAGAGTTTATCTATTTGGTCTTTTTATATCTCAGTCTGGGACAATAAACGTGAAGGTGTATTGATAGACGTCCCGTCCCGGGGCCGACATGTTCTTTAACTTTTCCCTGTCTCACTGCATCCTGTTGTCCTCACACTGCATCGTGTCCTCCCTTTATCTGTGTGTTAATAAACCTCTGTATCTGAACATTGGCTTCTTATTAATACTGAACAACACTACAACACCAAtgttaagtgtgtttgtgtgcgtgtgtatgtgtcacaACCTTTCCGGTTACCGCTTCACATTAAGATTCACTTATTCACCATTAACCATCTGTTTATCGGGATCATATTACTGTTTATTaattatcatgtttttttcctgtatgGTCACATTCTAAAACCACAGGACCATGAACTAAGAGTTTCCCACCCTAATTTGAGATTATTGATCATGACTCAAGAAGCTGTTGAACATGAACATTAATACTCTTCGCTCTACAGCAGGACCAAAATGGATTTCGGGGGGTAGATACCAATACCAATATATCAGCAAATCAAAGTAATTGATTCtgaagatgttgttatcaaacccttatgacagaAAAGTAATTGAGGTTTGATACTTACAGATAATGTGTCTGTGAACCAGAATACCACAGATTAAATGGTTGCTCTTCTTCATTTAAAGCTTTGTTTTGAAGCTGAACGTACAGAAACTCATCCAGGAGTCCACAGCTGTATTATCATATTAAGATTATCAACATCTGTAACAGATGTTACCTTCGTTCttcccttctctgcctctcagAGTTTGATCCAGACACATCATTAATCATACTGACAGAGTCCAGTGTTCTCCAAAGAACATCTGGGGAACCAGAACTCATCATTCCACACTGCAGcctcctgaacttctctggtaCATGAACGcatcacttcacacacacatttgtactgatgaaaacacaatcaatGAACCTTCAGCGGAGCCCGACACTGTTTAAGACTGTATATAAGCAGCAGCCTGCAGCGCTGTGGGAAAGGTTATAAACTAGAGGGTCAGTCAGTCGCAAACCTCCACACAAACCTAATGTGATGTTAACCTCAGATGTTATGCAAGaatgcagagaaaacacacacacacacacacacacacacaaacacacacacagtgttcagGTAACATTAGTCTAGTGGGGCGGGGCTCCACACATGTCAGTCGACGACATTAAGACTCATAACTGACATTAATTCAGAGGCTGCAGAACTCCATAGTGAATCTCGATGATTTTACAGTTTCTGTCAGTATCACAGTGATCCAGTGACAGTTCTGGATTCACtacaaacagcagctgatcaCAGTCAATTcaactgcttttattttttgacgGTCTGACTGATCACAGTCAATTTAGCTGCTGTTAATGAGACAGTCTGATGTGAACAGATACAGGTTCATTTGTATtcaaacaaaacactacaactGCAGCGAGTcagggattttcttttccccatcgTGCCTCTCTCCATCATGATGGATGGGTCTGAtcgagttgtgtgtgtgtgtgtgtgtgtgtgtgtgtgtgtgtgtgtggggggggcacTTATATGAAATGGATGGCAGAGCTGACATTAAATATTGAGAAGGCTTTCCCTCATGCTCAGTGTTTTGGTGGAAATGACTGTACAGCACTCAGCtgtcatcaaacacacacgcacacacacacacacacacacacactaacaaacacagaGTCTGAACTCAGGCTCAAATGATctcacagaaccacagaacaggAACAATTAAGTTCAGACATGAGCAGATTTTCTCTCAACAACATGTGAGTTTCCGCAGAAACATCCCACAATTCAAATGAAACGCTCCTGCTGCATcgtgggtaatgtaggcaccCAAAGATATGGATATGAGAGGATGAATCTGTGGAGTTTCTCATTAATTTGCCATCAGATATGaatctaaaaaaacatttatattcaaaAAGCTCTTCACAACTTCGGCTTCAGaagttatatatacagtcaatgatcattttcatattcatgctTTTGATCATCTTTGTATAAACGATCAATGGAATAACTGGGATCGGCAGATCAATCAATACGTTTCCTTTAGTGTTTAATCAGATTTAGATTCATTAACTGTTGGAGTGACTGTTTGATAattgataaaataaattatttcatataCAGCTGGTTATTTTCTGGGACGCTCACTAATTCACTCTAATGTCAAATACAGGAATTAATATTATGTAAATGAGTAGATTAATGGCAGCAGTGTTCATTAGTTTAGCGCGTTAGCTTGTGTTCTGGCTCCATCTGTGCACCGACGGAGCCAAGTGACGATTGACGCTGCGCCAAATCTGTCATCAGTGTCTTCCGTCGACAGACACTGGACgtccagcagcagacacacggACGGGTCAACgtcacactctgacacactAAATGCGTGTAGGCTACAGgaagtctttgtgtgtgtgtgtgtgtgtgtgtgtgtgtgtgtgtgtgtgtgtgtgtgtgtgtatgtgactgtgATTGATcctaaaaacagacacacacgttaATGTGTTCATCTTTTacttaacctttgacctcagccGTAGAAATGTTCCTCCAGTTCCTACATTGGTATGTAACtctaatgtcattttttttaagaatcttCAATTGCTTCATATGTCTAAAATTCTAAACAACCTAAGCTAAAAGGTTTTGTAAGTCAATGAACGATAATTAATGATAAAAGTAATGAAATGtgttatagatttttttttattatacaaaaatccaacatttgaatttcaattctgctaaataaacacaaaacatattgatcTAAAAGAGTTcttgaacaaaatattttttaagtctCCATCAATAATTTGAACTACgaacatttttccattttggagATATAACATGATGTTGATGAGGTTCTCTCATCATGTGGTTGTtagaacatttaaatgttttatttcctgaaatactgaaaaacatcttttggcccttttttaaaaaaaggcttaatAACCGTCCTGTTAAAACCCTCCAGAGtttcaaattaatatttcagcagATTCACCGAACTTTTTAAATAGATCGTCGTTCTCAGCTTTCATGGAGCTGAATGAATCAAGTGATTtatgtttattgattttaatggtGAAGCTGAAGTTATAAAAAGGTGGATTTATTTTGGTCGTGAACTAAATTCTGAACCAAGATGGAATCTCATGTTTCTGTCACTAAAATATTATTtgaactttttctctttttccttcatctctctcgtccctccatcctctctgctctctctacCCCCTCTGTCCTTGTATCCTTGTTATAATCCTCTCCTTTCCTCAGACCTTTCTCTCTaacctctcctctttccttccacctgaatcctctcatctgtctctgtAAATCCTCCATCTCTTACCTCTGACCCTTCACGTCTCCGTCTATCCCCTTTTCTCCATCTAATTTGCCTCAGAACTTACTCTTTGTTCTCCCACCCTCCATCCACACTGCAATTTATGCTGCTCTGtcgtttccatggtaacagaaGACCACCAGGATGATGGGAAATCTGCTCCAGAGCCAacaatgtgtcacacacacacacacacacacacacacacacacacacacacacacacacacacacacacacacacacacacacacacacacacacacacacacacacacacacacacacacacacacacacacacacacacacacacacacacacacacacacacacacacacacacacacacacagttatgcaaacatggatgtgtgtgtgtgactgaactGAGCCGTCTTCATCTAATCAGAGCCAAGAAGGAAACGGTGAAGTGTGTTGGAGGCTTCAACACCTTTAACCTCAGGTTGTGAACATGTGAGAGTCAAAAGATAAAGCAAGTGGAGCTGAACACGGATCAATCAACTCTGGGGACTTCACCTGAGAACCAGACGTAAAAACAGACCCGagatctgtttctctcttcagCGTCACTGTTAAAACTGCGGCAGGTTCACACTCTTCATCAACGCCTCGTCTTCACCTCTCAAACGCTTTGTCCACGTTTAAACAACTAGAGTTTCACGGTGGTAACTGCCATAAAACATAAGAAACcaatagaaaaaatataaacctaaagaaaatataaaaatataaacctatagaaaatataaaagcatGAAGCTCGGGTGCtgtaaaaaattttttaaagtgAGTTCTGCTCCTGAACAAAGGTTTATTAATGCACGTCTTACTgtagcatcattttttttcacactatTCTTCATATTCtgatgtaaatgttaatgtctGTTCATTCCGGTCTCATCATTCAGACTCTTTGCAGCCGGATTTTGGTCAACATTCAGCATCAGTCTAGAGCGTGTCACTTGTTTTCACCAATCACAGACAAGAggcagaaacaacaacaacaacgcacagcaacagacacaatgcaggagtgaaagaaaaaaaaatgaaagtgtgtgatACGGATGAAGGCGTCAGGTGGATGaagaaacatgttttaattaaagGTTGTGTCGTGAACGTTG is a window from the Scophthalmus maximus strain ysfricsl-2021 chromosome 6, ASM2237912v1, whole genome shotgun sequence genome containing:
- the amigo3 gene encoding amphoterin-induced protein 3 yields the protein MYVGGSAGFLQGVVAPTLSAVSPSWWSVVVLVVCLQLAQLSPVQANICPSQASSPAERCLCASDIVSCTASGLDEVPAEMPVSVVTLDLSHNRIDQLKAGAFEGLSRLETLRLTHNQLTTIHLGAFHNMSGSLLRHLDLSSNQLRILEHHYFQELSGLEELLLFNNRIVQVESRALTGLGNLRKAYLSHNRLTHFPFFTIQQHSHPHLTMLDLSSNRLLKLPMEDIANLPVTVQKGLYLHNNSLECVCSMFGLFRRWEQREYASVTDFRQEHTCRVYGIQKGTVRFFQHGRYFDKCNLTATSLPLSEQEGRVSVKVGRAILLHCVTTLSSRSVTFLWVSPNQEYVVPPGNNGSFKMFTNGSLEIVAARAEDSGVYWCMALDQQQQRNETHEVNVTVVLHHESEAHESFNTGFTTLLGCVVSLVLVLMYLFLTPCRCPPCRRAPAPAAPSVGNEAGAGSAQSSILTPTPPATTEGPGRKVSTNKHVVFLEPIREQQNGRLRAGPGLGAVQGHVGPGLLLGPERQPKLHSQSQQRAGETDHIMSVFSDTPIMLP